The nucleotide sequence ATTGGCACAACATCATAGCTTAGTTATCGGACACGTAGTCGGCCAATCGCCGATCATTTCGATAAAATCGATTTCGATTGATCGGCGGGTGGCATAGTGATGGCATCGAACGCGCACAAAGTAGCACTTGACCATGCTGGGACAGAGTCGACGGGATGGGGTAGATTAGGGACTAGGGATAGATTAGGATTAGCTGGACGGAGCAGTTGGTTGTCCGCTAAGTGAGCACAAAGCAGTCAAAGATTTCGCACTAAACGTATCACTACAAACTAACAAAGAAGCAAACAATAATCGAACTCAAATTCGTTAAACACTAAACACCAATGAACTTTAAACtatatgaaataaaattttaacggATAACGGGAGTAGGCGGAATCAATGGTAAAACTATGAAACTAAACGTAAAGATTAACTATGCAATTTTATTGTTAGCcaaaattttataaatgtcAAGTAACGAAcaagtaaatatttatatgtatacaGAATATATCAAGTATAAAGCATACGttatatatctttatataCTTCGATGGCATTAGGCGCTGATTTGTGGAGTTTTGGCCTGCTTCAATCCGATTGGAGattagtttagccgtattccTCGCTCTCCATTATTCAGACTTGGGGAGCTCAAAGCCCAGTCCAAGAACCGAAAGAGTTGAATTCTCGACGAGGACACGCACGACACGGTCCAAACTCCAGCGCTTAATGCATGGCAAGAATCTACAATGAGGAATATCAATAATATATTtcaaatatacatacatatatttatataggCCTAGCGACTCATTTGCCAGCGGTATTGGCAACCAACCACAGAACCGAACAACAACGTCTAGTAAACAAGAGATTACATTTATACGAATACATATTATATGCTGCAAGTATGTAAAGCGCGCAATAGAAATGTCCTTTCCCGCTTTCGATTCCACTTAAAGAAGAACCCGAAAGTAGCGAGCAGGCGGATTTAAGCAAAAGTAATATTTATCGAGTAAACCAAATTGAACTTTAggttttaaagttttaaaacgTAGAGCATACCCATACTCACTTGCATGAGCATTATGATATCTAAAAAGAGATCGCGCGTTAACCAGTTAAACAGAAAGCATGGCATTAATGGCAACACAATAttatatatgtaaatatatgtgtttatgcatacatatatatgtatatttatcgCATAGAACTAACACCAAAGATACATGCATGTTAGCAGaaataatgaataaataaataaataataattaaactaaaatgaaattttttgaattaaattgtACAGATAAATAAGGAATTTAAATAGATTTCCGTTTAATAGAATGCCAATCTAAAACTTTGGCTGGGGAACATGAAAAAtatagcatacttttgggcAACATGCTATTAAAAACGGAATCCATATTTAAATTGGTTGAAAAGGAATAGTAAGTACAATATAATAAACAGTGGCGGATCCAGAATTTGATTGTAGGGGATATATAAAAAAGTGTCGAGTAGAAATAAGAAATTTGGAATAAAATACACATTACATGTCGTTTTGACCCCAGTGGGGAGGCTATCCCCTATTTACACCCCCTCCCCCCCATGGATCCGCGCATGATAAAAAATATTGCTTCTAGAAGAGTTCTGGAAGTATCTTTCACGTTATGAAATAGCTCTTCTTGTAGCTCGAACTTCGTAACAGAGTATCCTCTAGACTCAGCTTATCAAAAACCCCTCTTATTATAGCTTCAACGGTTATCTTTGTTCAAACTTATCTCGAAAAAGCTCAACACACTGATAACCCATGATTTAAATCGATGTGGGCTAGCAATTGCATTGTATTCGAATCAGTTTCTCATAGGAAAGCGAACAGAACGGACTTGCCATGAATCGCTGGACAAATCGCGTTGCCGTCGTCACAGGAGCCAGTGCTGGGATCGGAGAAGCCTGCTGCCGGGATCTGGTGGCCAAGGGAATGGTGGTAGTGGGCTTGGCCCGCCGAGAGAATGTTCTCCAAAAGATTAAGTCCTCCTTGCCGGCCGATCAGGCTGCTCGGTTCCACACCCGTCCTTGTGACGTCAGCAACGAGCAACAGGTCAAGGATACCTTCGCCTGGATCGACAAAGCCCTGGGGGGAGCCGATGTCCTTATCAACAATGCCGGGATAGTGCGTAAGATTAACATCACGGATGAGGGGAACTCGGCCGATGTGCGGGCCATTTTGGATGTCAACGTACTGGGGGTGACCTGGTGCACCCGGCAGATGTTTCTGTCGCTGCAGCGCCGCAAGGTGAACGACGGCCATGTGGTGATCATCAACAGTGTGGTGGGTCACCAAGTGCCTGCCGTGGAGGACTTCAGCCTAAACATGTATGCGCCCTCCAAGCATGCGATTACCGCCCTAACCGAAATCCTGCGACAGGAGTTCAACAAAAAGGGCACCAAGACCAAGATTACGGTGAGTAAGACTGGCTAAATAGGCTTGCTTGGTAATATATCCCCATCTTTCCGATTTCAGAGCGTCAGTCCCGGCGTGGTGGACACGGAAATCTTCGAAGCCGGCTCTTGGGAGCAACCCAATGGCATGCCCATGCTGCGATCGGCGGACGTGGCAGATGCAGTGTCCTACTGCATCCAGACGCCGCCAAATGTCCAGATACACGAGCTCATTATCAAGCCTGTTGGGGAGAGCTTTTGAAGTGCCCCTTCGATAAGCTGGCCAAGTTCGCACTTGTAACTAATCAAATAAAGAAGATTACGTGTCAATTGGTGTGcaattaaagaaaataaattgaaCTTTTGACTAATGACTATGCTACTTGTAAGTAGCTGTCCTTAACCTTTATTTAAACTTGGAAactttaaaactattttaaatcAACTTGTAAATGAATTGCTTTATATTACATAGCGTTATTCTTGGGCAAGGTCTAAATATATTCATAGttcttaattaaattttatttaaaatgcttGCATAAACGTATTGAGCTGCCGATAAGCTCTGATGTAAATTGAGTTCAAGTGTGCCACTGTACATTGTCAATTACCTTGAATGTAGCTGAGATCATTGTTTAAAAAGCATGTCATTTATTGAGAACTCTCGTAATAAACCGTTGCTTGAATCTCATCGCCGTCGTTACTGGGTCGAACTCACGAATCGGAGCGGCCTGCTGACAGGATCTAAGAGCCAAGGGAATGGTAATCGTGGGATTGACTCCTGCTTGTGATGTCAGCGATAAGCAACAGATGGACACCAAAGTGATGGTAATGACCTGCCGCAACCGGCATATGACTAAATCCCTGCAGCATCGCAAGGTATTCAATGGTCGTGTGGTACCAAGTGCCCATGCTGGAAAGATTAAAGCTTAACATTTTTGCATCACCCAGGCACGCGATTGCAGCTTTCACCGAGGTCCTGCGCCACGAATTTATTAAAAAGGGcgccaaaaacaaaataactgTTGGTATAAGTTtcataaagtatacatattatttttaaagattccCCCTTTCAACCACGGCGTGTGGGTACGGAAATTTTCGACAAGGGCTCTGTGGAATAGAGCTCCGCATGCCCATGCTGAGTTTGGAAGATGTAGCCAATGCGGTCTCATATTGCATCCAAACTCCCCCGAAATGTTCAAATGAATGAGCTCACTTTTAAGGAACAAGGAAAGTAAAGGAACTTTTGTTTCTCGATAAGAATATACTTATGCTTATTCcgtaaaaattattaaacatgtTAGCTCAGCTGCACCTATTTATAATCAAGCCCGGGGGAAATGTCATGAAAACAAAAACTGGCAGATGctttaacaaaataatgaATAACCACCATAATCAGTTTCATACTTCATGGCATTTACAATACAACATTATTCTGAGAAAAAGCAAATTGCATTTTTAGGGTGCGTGTGTAACGCATAGCGAGCGTTATcgtgtttatacccgttactcgtagagtaaaagggtatactgaTTCGCcagaaagtatgcaacagATAGAAccaagcgtttccgaccccatgaagtatatattcttgatcaggatcactagccgagtcgatctagctacTTTTTTGTGGTTAACACCAATAAATTTTCTTACGAAAGAAAATATGGCTAAAGGCATAAAATGGgcagtaaataaataattcttatttatatatttatttttaaatcagttatcaaagTAACAccttttttcatttttttttttttgtaaccTATCAAATATTAcgaaattttataaaatgtacaacaaaaagtaaataaaacatTCCATATATTGAACGCGAGTCTTATCTAATATCTAAAAGTAGTCTTCTTCTTTTTTATCCGCATAACTAAAGGTTTGAGAATCAACGGAATCTCGTCTTTCAGAAAAAAATTCTGTACAATAACCAGAGTCGGGAGTTTTGTATGAATAGGAAACGTTTAAATATGCCTCATCGATGTCGTCCACCTTTGGGAAGAAAATTGTAAAGGTCGGTATGATGTGCCATTACCATTACTACTTACATGAATGTTCGGAAAAGGGGAGTATTCAATTATACAAAGTTTTAAGGGCCCTTGAAGTGCAGGATCCCGTATGGGTTTTAGAATTTGGTTTATTCTGCTTGCAAGGTTTGTAGCCACTGCCTCTCCTTTCAATTCGGCACACTGGAGCTTTTGACACGATTTAAAAATCGGCAATACGCTTTCAATATCGACTCTCCCCCAGTAACGTCGATTTATATGGAGTGATTTAAGTTCAAATAGTTCTCCAAGGTCTGTTAAATTATCACATTTTATTTGGTACCAAATACTTAAGTTTGTTAACGATTTGATTTTCGATATTTCGCGGATGTCATCTGAACACAAATGTGACCATGCATGAAGTTCTTGTAAGTTTGACTTAAGAACAAAAGCCCGGAAAAGTTCACTAAGAGAACCTTTGGCAGCATTGATAGTTAATTTCTTTAGGCTTTGCATATTTGCCAAAATTTCTATGCCTGGCTCATCGCGAAATGAGCATTCTAAAGCTTCTAATTTTTTAAGTTCAACCAAATACTTGCATTCACCAACGCCaatatacaaatttaagtTCAGTTTCTGAAGTGTCAAAGGTAGTGAAACAAGGGTCAAATCATTCAATGTGTTAATGGCAACATTCGATTggcaattatacaatttgTTAATGGCTAGATATTCCAATTGTGgaaatttattaaatgttGGCCCACATTCCGAACTAAAATATTCGACAAGCAATCTTTTTAGACATGTTAGTTCCT is from Drosophila suzukii chromosome 3, CBGP_Dsuzu_IsoJpt1.0, whole genome shotgun sequence and encodes:
- the LOC108013851 gene encoding farnesol dehydrogenase, translated to MNRWTNRVAVVTGASAGIGEACCRDLVAKGMVVVGLARRENVLQKIKSSLPADQAARFHTRPCDVSNEQQVKDTFAWIDKALGGADVLINNAGIVRKINITDEGNSADVRAILDVNVLGVTWCTRQMFLSLQRRKVNDGHVVIINSVVGHQVPAVEDFSLNMYAPSKHAITALTEILRQEFNKKGTKTKITSVSPGVVDTEIFEAGSWEQPNGMPMLRSADVADAVSYCIQTPPNVQIHELIIKPVGESF